The Glycine soja cultivar W05 chromosome 8, ASM419377v2, whole genome shotgun sequence genome has a window encoding:
- the LOC114421576 gene encoding pentatricopeptide repeat-containing protein At2g37230-like, protein MALLSNSKLLRWTPTLHPNPLSAFSTAEALSETDHPSPLSPQPQPPPIIPPRENNLELTICKMMSNRAWTTRLQNSIRSLVPEFDPSLVYNVLHGAASPEHALQFYRWVERAGLFTHTPETTLKIVQILGRYSKLNHARCILFDDTRGGASRATVTEDAFVSLIESYGRAGIVQESVKLFKKMKELGVDRTVKSYDALFKVILRRGRYMMAKRYYNAMLNESVEPTRHTYNILLWGMFLSLRLDTAVRFYEDMKSRGILPDVVTYNTLINGYFRFKKVEEAEKLFVEMKGRDIVPNVISFTTMLKGYVAAGQIDDALKVFEEMKGCGVKPNAVTFSTLLPGLCDAEKMAEARDVLGEMVERYIAPKDNAVFMKLMSYQCKAGDLDAAGDVLKAMIRLSIPTEAGHYGVLIENFCKANLYDKAEKLLDKMIEKEIVLRQKNAYETELFEMEPSAYNLMIGYLCEHGRTGKAETFFRQLMKKGVQDSVSFNNLICGHSKEGNPDSAIEIIKIMGRRGVARDADSYRLLIESYLRKGEPADAKTALDGMLESGHLPESSLYRSVMESLFDDGRVQTASRVMKSMVEKGVKENTDLVSKVLEALLMRGHVEEALGRIHLLMLNGCEPDFDHLLSVLCEKEKTIAALKLLDFVLERDCIIDFSIYDKVLDALLAAGKTLNAYSILCKILEKGGSTDWSSRDELIKSLNQEGNTKQADVLSRMIKGTDGGPPKRGGKRKTTVST, encoded by the coding sequence ATGGCTCTGCTTTCCAATTCCAAGCTTCTCCGATGGACACCCACTCTCCATCCAAACCCTCTCTCCGCCTTCTCCACCGCCGAAGCTCTCTCCGAAACCGACCACCCCTCTCCGCTCTCCCCGCAGCCCCAACCCCCACCAATCATTCCCCCTCGCGAGAACAATCTCGAACTCACCATCTGCAAGATGATGTCCAACCGCGCATGGACCACGCGCCTCCAAAACTCGATCCGCTCCCTCGTCCCGGAATTCGACCCCTCCCTCGTCTACAACGTCCTCCACGGCGCCGCCTCGCCGGAACACGCGCTTCAGTTCTACCGCTGGGTCGAGCGCGCCGGCCTCTTCACCCACACCCCGGAAACCACCCTCAAGATCGTCCAAATCCTCGGTCGATACTCCAAGCTCAACCACGCTCGCTGCATCCTCTTCGACGACACTCGCGGCGGCGCGTCACGCGCCACCGTCACCGAGGACGCCTTCGTCTCCCTCATCGAAAGCTACGGCCGCGCCGGGATCGTGCAGGAGTCCGTCAAGCTTTTCAAGAAAATGAAGGAGCTCGGCGTGGACCGCACCGTGAAATCCTACGACGCGCTTTTCAAGGTCATTCTCCGACGCGGACGCTACATGATGGCGAAGAGGTACTATAATGCCATGTTGAATGAGAGCGTGGAGCCCACGCGCCACACTTATAACATTCTGCTTTGGGGTATGTTTCTGTCGTTGAGATTGGACACTGCTGTTAGGTTTTACGAGGATATGAAGAGTAGGGGCATTTTGCCTGATGTTGTGACTTATAACACTTTGATTAATGGTTATTTTCGGTTTAAGAAGGTGGAGGAGGCTGAAAAGTTGTTTGTGGAGATGAAGGGGAGGGATATTGTTCCCAATGTGATTAGTTTCACCACCATGTTGAAGGGGTATGTTGCGGCGGGGCAGATTGATGATGCTTTGAAGGTTTTTGAGGAGATGAAGGGCTGTGGGGTTAAGCCGAATGCGGTGACTTTCTCCACACTGTTGCCGGGGCTGTGTGACGCCGAGAAGATGGCGGAGGCGAGGGATGTGTTAGGGGAGATGGTGGAGAGGTACATTGCACCAAAGGATAATGCTGTGTTTATGAAGTTGATGAGTTACCAGTGTAAGGCTGGGGACTTGGATGCGGCTGGGGATGTGCTGAAGGCGATGATTAGGCTGAGCATTCCGACCGAGGCTGGGCACTATGGGGTGCTGATTGAGAATTTTTGCAAGGCAAATTTGTATGACAAGGCGGAGAAGTTGTTGGACAAGATGATTGAGAAGGAGATTGTGTTGCGGCAGAAGAATGCTTATGAGACAGAGCTTTTTGAGATGGAGCCTAGTGCTTATAATTTGATGATTGGGTATTTGTGTGAGCATGGGCGGACTGGTAAGGCAGAGACTTTTTTCCGCCAGTTGATGAAAAAGGGTGTGCAGGATTCggtttcttttaataatttgatatgTGGGCACTCGAAGGAAGGCAACCCTGATTCTGCCATTGAGATTATAAAGATCATGGGGAGGAGAGGGGTTGCTAGAGATGCGGATTCCTACAGGTTGCTTATTGAGAGTTACTTGAGAAAAGGGGAGCCGGCTGATGCTAAAACAGCTTTGGACGGCATGCTTGAGAGTGGGCATCTACCGGAATCATCGCTTTATAGGTCAGTTATGGAGAGTTTGTTTGATGATGGCAGGGTTCAAACTGCTAGCAGAGTAATGAAGAGTATGGTGGAGAAGGGGGTGAAGGAGAATACGGACTTGGTTTCGAAGGTATTGGAGGCCCTTCTCATGAGGGGTCATGTGGAAGAAGCTCTGGGACGAATTCATTTGCTTATGCTTAATGGGTGTGAGCCTGATTTTGACCATCTTTTATCTGTTCTTTGTGAGAAAGAAAAGACAATTGCTGCTCTCAAACTGTTAGATTTTGTTCTTGAAAGAGACTGTATCATAGATTTTTCAATCTATGATAAGGTTTTAGATGCTCTCTTAGCAGCAGGGAAGACACTCAATGCTTATTCCATTTTATGTAAAATTCTGGAGAAAGGAGGATCAACAGATTGGAGCAGCCGTGATGAGCTGATCAAGAGTCTTAATCAGGAGGGGAACACAAAGCAAGCAGATGTTTTGTCAAGAATGATCAAGGGAACAGATGGAGGTCCTCCAAAGAGAGGAGGAAAGAGAAAAACTACTGTATCCACATAG